The Pseudomonas sp. FP2309 genome has a window encoding:
- a CDS encoding ABC transporter ATP-binding protein — translation MNLIEIRDLSVAFSGQTVVNKLCLDVRPGECLALVGESGSGKSVTAHSILQLLPEAGTHTTGSIKYRGQELIGAPAATLQKLRGNRIAVIFQEPMTSLNPLHSIEKQIGETLLLHKGLGAKAAQARILELLELVGLQNPKERLKAYPHQLSGGQRQRVMIAMALACEPELLIADEPTTALDVTVQRKILLLLKSLQQRLGMSLLLISHDLNLVRSMAQRVCVMRAGEIVEQADCETLFAAPKHPYSQLLLDAEPSGDVLCSDPRETVLEVNDLTVQFPLGGGLFQRKTYLRAVDGISLRVQRGKTLGIVGESGSGKSTLGQAILRLIDSSGSIRFQGAALDPLNHQQMRPWRKQMQVVFQDPYGSLSPRMSVQQIISEGLEVHAPCSLADRDAQVIQVLKDVGLDPASRHRYPHEFSGGQRQRIAIARALVLKPALMLLDEPTSALDRTVQKQVVALLRELQEKYGLTYLFISHDLAVVRAMAHDMIVIKDGKVVESGASHDVFESPQHPYTRELLTAACGLST, via the coding sequence ATGAACCTGATCGAAATCCGCGACCTCAGCGTCGCCTTCAGCGGCCAGACCGTCGTCAACAAGCTGTGCCTGGACGTGCGTCCCGGCGAGTGCCTGGCGCTGGTGGGCGAGTCCGGATCGGGCAAGTCGGTCACGGCCCATTCGATCCTGCAACTGCTGCCCGAGGCCGGCACCCACACCACCGGTTCAATCAAGTATCGCGGCCAGGAGTTGATCGGTGCACCGGCCGCCACGTTGCAGAAGCTGCGCGGGAACCGCATTGCGGTGATTTTCCAGGAGCCGATGACCTCGCTGAACCCGCTGCACAGTATCGAAAAGCAAATCGGCGAAACCCTGTTGCTGCACAAGGGGCTGGGCGCCAAGGCCGCGCAGGCGCGCATTCTCGAACTGCTCGAACTGGTGGGCCTCCAGAACCCCAAGGAGCGCCTCAAGGCTTACCCCCATCAGTTGTCCGGTGGCCAACGCCAGCGGGTGATGATCGCGATGGCCCTGGCCTGCGAGCCGGAATTGCTGATCGCCGACGAACCCACCACCGCGCTGGACGTGACCGTGCAGCGCAAGATCCTGCTGCTGCTCAAGTCCCTGCAACAACGCCTGGGCATGTCGCTGCTGCTGATCAGCCACGACCTCAACCTGGTACGCAGCATGGCCCAGCGGGTGTGCGTGATGCGTGCCGGCGAGATTGTCGAGCAGGCCGACTGCGAGACCTTGTTTGCCGCGCCGAAACACCCCTACAGCCAATTGTTGCTGGACGCCGAACCGTCGGGCGATGTGCTGTGCAGCGACCCGCGTGAGACGGTTCTGGAAGTGAACGACCTGACCGTGCAGTTTCCCCTTGGCGGCGGGCTGTTCCAGCGCAAGACGTACTTGCGCGCGGTGGACGGCATCAGCCTGCGCGTGCAGCGCGGCAAGACCCTGGGCATTGTCGGTGAATCAGGTTCGGGCAAGTCCACCCTGGGCCAGGCGATTTTGCGCTTGATCGACTCCAGCGGCAGCATCCGTTTCCAGGGCGCAGCCCTCGACCCACTGAACCACCAGCAAATGCGTCCATGGCGCAAGCAAATGCAGGTGGTGTTTCAAGATCCCTACGGCAGCCTCAGCCCGCGTATGTCGGTGCAGCAGATCATCAGCGAAGGTCTCGAAGTGCATGCGCCGTGCAGCCTGGCCGACCGTGATGCACAAGTAATCCAGGTGCTCAAGGATGTGGGCCTGGATCCCGCCAGCCGCCATCGCTACCCCCATGAGTTTTCCGGCGGCCAGCGCCAACGCATCGCCATCGCCCGCGCCCTGGTGCTCAAGCCGGCGCTGATGCTGCTGGACGAGCCGACCTCCGCGCTGGACCGCACCGTGCAGAAACAAGTGGTCGCGCTGTTGCGCGAACTGCAGGAAAAATACGGCCTGACCTACCTGTTCATCAGCCATGACCTGGCAGTGGTACGTGCCATGGCCCACGACATGATCGTGATCAAGGACGGCAAGGTGGTGGAAAGCGGCGCCAGCCACGATGTCTTTGAGTCACCGCAACATCCCTACACTCGGGAGTTGCTGACTGCAGCGTGCGGACTGTCGACATGA
- a CDS encoding sigma-54-dependent Fis family transcriptional regulator produces MSTRLSDYQQVRGLAIQSLFEIIEQSSEGTVIVDRDANIVWMNERYAKRFGLNSAEEAIGQPCEQVISNSLLRQVVRSDLPILLDIQDTPKGPLVVMRLPIHDDAGAVIGAIGFALFDELRNLSPLIERYLSMQQELASTRSLLRKRQSKYNFAHFIGTSAASLDVKRRARRSASAESPVLLLGETGTGKELLAQAIHGASPRAHKAFVSINSAAIPHDLLEAEFFGTAPGAFTGADRKGRPGKFQIAQGGTLFLDEIGDMPLPLQSKLLRVLQEKEFEPVGSNEMLHSDVRVIAATSMDLEAAIKRGEFRADLYYRLNVLPIQVPPLRERLEDIPALSEAILEDLNSRHELDQEALTLLAQHAWPGNIRELRNVLERAALLSDDLVLNAGEIRAAIGTFTPVARGSAVAAVEGETFAAARERFDRQVIGAALRECEGNVVEAARRLGLGRSTLYKKMVALGIA; encoded by the coding sequence ATGAGCACCCGCCTCAGTGACTACCAGCAGGTTCGCGGCCTGGCCATCCAGTCGCTGTTCGAGATCATCGAGCAGTCCAGCGAAGGCACGGTGATTGTCGACCGCGACGCCAATATCGTGTGGATGAACGAGCGATACGCCAAGCGCTTCGGTCTTAACAGCGCCGAAGAAGCCATCGGCCAACCGTGCGAGCAAGTGATCTCCAACAGTCTGTTGCGCCAGGTGGTGCGCAGCGATCTGCCGATTCTGCTGGATATCCAGGACACGCCCAAAGGCCCCTTGGTGGTGATGCGCCTGCCGATCCATGACGACGCGGGCGCGGTGATCGGGGCGATTGGGTTTGCGCTGTTCGATGAGTTGCGCAACCTGTCGCCGCTGATCGAACGCTACCTGAGCATGCAGCAGGAGTTGGCCTCTACCCGCTCGCTGCTGCGTAAACGCCAAAGCAAGTACAACTTTGCGCACTTTATCGGCACCAGCGCCGCCAGCCTCGACGTCAAACGCCGGGCGCGACGCAGTGCAAGTGCCGAGTCGCCGGTGCTGCTGCTCGGTGAAACCGGTACCGGCAAAGAGTTGCTGGCCCAGGCCATTCATGGGGCTTCGCCCAGGGCGCACAAAGCGTTTGTGAGCATCAACAGCGCGGCCATTCCCCACGACTTGCTGGAGGCCGAGTTCTTTGGCACCGCACCGGGCGCGTTCACCGGCGCCGACCGCAAAGGCCGTCCCGGCAAATTCCAGATCGCTCAGGGCGGCACCCTGTTCCTCGATGAAATCGGCGATATGCCGCTGCCGTTGCAAAGCAAACTGCTGCGGGTGTTGCAGGAGAAGGAATTCGAACCGGTAGGTTCCAACGAAATGCTGCACAGCGATGTGCGGGTGATCGCGGCCACGTCCATGGACCTGGAAGCGGCGATCAAACGCGGTGAGTTTCGCGCCGACCTGTATTACCGGTTGAATGTGCTGCCGATCCAGGTGCCCCCGCTGCGCGAGCGTCTGGAAGATATTCCGGCGTTGAGCGAAGCGATCCTCGAAGACCTGAACAGCCGGCATGAGCTGGACCAAGAAGCCCTGACACTGTTGGCGCAGCATGCATGGCCGGGGAACATCCGCGAGTTGCGCAATGTGCTGGAGCGCGCGGCGTTGTTGAGTGATGACCTGGTGTTGAATGCCGGGGAGATTCGCGCGGCGATAGGCACGTTCACTCCGGTGGCGCGTGGCAGTGCCGTGGCGGCGGTTGAAGGCGAGACGTTCGCGGCGGCGCGGGAGCGGTTTGATCGGCAGGTGATTGGCGCGGCGCTCAGGGAATGTGAGGGGAATGTGGTGGAAGCGGCCAGGCGGTTGGGGCTGGGCAGGTCGACACTCTACAAGAAAATGGTTGCTCTGGGCATCGCCTAG
- a CDS encoding GntP family permease, translated as MSVIIALAALALLMLAAYRGYSVILFAPIAALGAVLLTDPSAVAPAFTGVFMEKMVGFIKLYFPVFLLGAVFGKLIELSGFSRSIVAAAIGLLGTRQAMLVIVLVCALLTYGGVSLFVVVFAVYPFAAEMFRQSNIPKRLIPATIALGAFSFTMDALPGTPQIQNIIPSTFFNTTAWAAPWLGLIGTVFVFCAGMLYLARQRNKAQRAGEGYGTELRNEPETAENLTLPNPWIALSPLILVGVMNLLFTHWIPQWYGKTHSLSLPGMSTPVTTEIAKLTAIWAVQAALLVGIIVVLVFGFSAIKSKLAEGSKSAVSGALLAAMNTASEYGFGAVIASLPGFLVLADWLKGIPNPLVNEAITVTLLAGITGSASGGMSIALAAMSESFIAAAHAANIPLEVLHRVAAMASGGMDTLPHNGAVITLLAVTGLTHREAYKDIFGITIIKTLAVFVVIGTFYATGIV; from the coding sequence ATGAGTGTGATCATTGCCCTGGCAGCTCTCGCGCTGTTGATGCTGGCTGCCTACCGTGGCTATAGCGTTATCCTGTTTGCCCCCATCGCCGCCCTCGGCGCGGTCCTGCTCACCGACCCTTCCGCCGTCGCCCCTGCGTTTACCGGGGTGTTCATGGAGAAAATGGTCGGGTTTATCAAGCTGTATTTCCCGGTGTTCCTGCTCGGCGCAGTGTTCGGCAAGCTGATTGAGCTGTCGGGCTTTTCGCGGTCCATTGTGGCCGCCGCAATCGGTTTGCTCGGCACGCGTCAGGCAATGCTGGTGATCGTGCTGGTCTGCGCCCTGCTTACCTACGGCGGCGTGTCGCTGTTTGTGGTGGTGTTTGCGGTGTACCCGTTCGCAGCGGAGATGTTCCGCCAGAGCAATATCCCCAAGCGGCTGATTCCGGCAACCATCGCCCTCGGCGCATTTTCGTTCACCATGGACGCATTGCCCGGCACGCCGCAGATCCAGAACATCATCCCCAGCACCTTCTTCAACACCACCGCCTGGGCGGCGCCGTGGCTGGGCTTGATCGGCACGGTCTTCGTGTTCTGCGCCGGCATGCTCTACCTGGCACGCCAACGCAACAAAGCCCAGCGAGCGGGTGAAGGCTACGGCACCGAGCTGCGCAACGAGCCGGAAACCGCCGAGAACCTGACCCTGCCCAACCCGTGGATCGCGCTGTCGCCGTTGATTCTGGTGGGGGTGATGAACCTGCTGTTCACCCACTGGATACCGCAGTGGTATGGCAAGACCCACAGCCTCAGCCTGCCAGGCATGAGCACGCCGGTAACCACCGAAATTGCCAAGCTCACGGCGATCTGGGCGGTGCAGGCGGCGTTGCTGGTGGGGATTATCGTGGTGCTGGTGTTCGGCTTCTCGGCGATCAAAAGCAAGTTGGCCGAGGGCAGTAAAAGTGCGGTCAGCGGTGCACTGCTGGCGGCGATGAACACCGCGTCGGAGTACGGCTTTGGTGCGGTGATCGCCTCGCTGCCGGGCTTTCTGGTGCTGGCGGACTGGCTCAAGGGCATCCCCAACCCGTTGGTCAATGAAGCGATCACCGTGACGCTGCTGGCCGGTATCACCGGTTCCGCCTCCGGCGGCATGAGTATCGCGCTGGCGGCCATGTCCGAGAGCTTTATTGCGGCGGCCCATGCGGCCAATATCCCCCTTGAAGTGCTGCACCGGGTGGCCGCCATGGCCAGCGGCGGCATGGACACCCTGCCCCACAACGGCGCGGTGATCACGCTGCTGGCGGTCACCGGGCTGACCCACCGCGAAGCCTACAAAGACATTTTCGGCATCACGATTATCAAGACCCTTGCGGTGTTCGTGGTAATCGGTACTTTCTACGCCACCGGCATTGTGTGA
- a CDS encoding 3-hydroxybutyrate dehydrogenase, whose protein sequence is MTTLNGKTALVTGSTSGIGLGIALSLAKAGANLILNGFGDASAVIAQVQAFGGKVGHHPADVSDPAQIADMIAYAEREFGGVDILVNNAGIQHVAAVEDFPAERWDSIIAINLSSVFHSTRLSLPGMKAKGWGRIVNIASVHGQVGSVGKAAYVAAKHGVIGLTKVVGLETATSNVTCNAICPGWVLTPLVQKQIDDRIATGVDPQQAQHDLLAQKQPSLEFVTPPQLGELVLFLCSEAGRQVRGAAWNIDGGWLAQ, encoded by the coding sequence ATGACAACATTGAACGGCAAGACCGCCCTGGTCACCGGCTCCACCAGCGGCATCGGCCTGGGCATCGCCCTGAGCCTGGCGAAAGCCGGCGCCAATCTGATCCTCAACGGCTTTGGCGACGCCAGCGCGGTGATCGCCCAGGTGCAGGCGTTCGGCGGCAAGGTCGGTCATCACCCGGCGGACGTCAGTGACCCGGCGCAGATCGCCGACATGATCGCCTACGCCGAACGCGAATTCGGTGGCGTGGACATTCTGGTCAATAACGCCGGCATCCAGCACGTGGCCGCCGTCGAAGACTTCCCGGCAGAGCGCTGGGACTCGATCATCGCCATCAACCTGTCCTCGGTGTTCCACAGCACGCGCCTTAGCCTGCCAGGCATGAAGGCCAAGGGCTGGGGACGTATCGTCAACATCGCCTCGGTGCATGGTCAGGTCGGTTCGGTGGGCAAAGCGGCCTATGTAGCGGCCAAGCACGGGGTGATCGGGCTGACCAAAGTGGTAGGCCTGGAGACGGCCACCAGCAATGTGACTTGCAATGCAATCTGCCCAGGCTGGGTGTTGACGCCGCTGGTGCAAAAGCAGATTGATGATCGCATCGCCACGGGGGTGGACCCGCAACAGGCGCAGCACGATTTGCTCGCGCAGAAGCAGCCATCACTGGAATTCGTCACGCCGCCGCAGTTGGGTGAACTGGTGCTGTTTTTGTGCAGCGAAGCGGGCCGCCAGGTGCGCGGTGCTGCGTGGAATATCGACGGCGGCTGGCTGGCACAATAA
- a CDS encoding acetoacetate--CoA ligase produces MSEILWQPSPERIRHTRMDQFRCFINDRHGVQLNDYPALHQWSIDQRPDFWQAIVAFFDVHFRSPPTKALIEGTQMPSAQWFPGASLNFAEHLLRRRDGHPAVVAISEDGQREQLSYAELAAHVAGLQRSLRAAGVAQGDRVAACMPNTWQTLVGMLATTSLGAIWSCSSPDFGTQGVIDRFGQIEPKVLITCAGYQYAGKTIDQSAKLNEILERLPSLEQLIVVPYTRPEARVEDYHTHAKVALWSDFYQPGGEPQFVAVPFDHPLYILYSSGTTGVPKCIIHGTGGVLLTHLKEHGLHADLSREDCLFYYTTCGWMMWNWLVSVLAIGATAVLYDGSPFHPGPERLIDLIDAEKISVFGTSPKFLTTLEKAGLQPRLSHDLSSLKGLISTGSPLSPQSYDYVYREIKGELCLSSMSGGTDIVSCFVIGNPVLPVRRGEMQCKSLAMAIEVWDDQGRPLIGEKGELVCTRHFPAMPIGLWNDPQQQKLRASYFSQFPGVWAQGDYAEQRPNGSLLIHGRSDAVLNPGGVRIGTAEIYRQVEKVPQVLESLAIGQRWQDDVRVVLFVRLDDGVTLDDALEQQIRQVIRANTTPRHVPAKILAVSDIPRTISGKIVELAVRNVVHGEPVKNTDALANPQALEAFRDRPELA; encoded by the coding sequence ATGTCCGAAATCCTCTGGCAACCCTCGCCCGAACGCATCCGCCACACGCGGATGGACCAGTTCCGGTGCTTTATCAATGATCGCCATGGCGTGCAGCTCAATGACTACCCAGCCCTGCACCAATGGAGCATCGACCAGCGCCCGGACTTCTGGCAGGCCATCGTCGCCTTCTTCGACGTGCACTTTCGCAGCCCACCCACCAAGGCGCTGATCGAAGGTACCCAAATGCCCAGCGCACAGTGGTTTCCCGGTGCGTCCCTGAACTTCGCCGAACACCTGCTGCGCCGCCGTGACGGGCATCCGGCCGTGGTGGCCATCAGCGAAGACGGCCAACGCGAGCAACTCTCCTACGCCGAACTGGCCGCGCACGTCGCCGGCCTGCAGCGCAGCCTGCGGGCTGCCGGTGTGGCCCAGGGCGACCGCGTCGCCGCCTGCATGCCCAATACCTGGCAGACCCTGGTGGGCATGCTCGCCACCACCAGTCTGGGGGCGATCTGGTCGTGTTCCTCGCCGGACTTCGGCACCCAGGGCGTGATCGATCGTTTCGGCCAGATCGAACCCAAAGTGCTGATCACCTGCGCCGGTTACCAATACGCCGGAAAAACCATCGACCAAAGCGCCAAGCTCAATGAAATCCTCGAACGGTTGCCGTCCCTGGAGCAATTGATTGTGGTGCCATATACGCGGCCCGAGGCACGGGTGGAGGACTATCACACCCACGCCAAGGTGGCGCTGTGGAGCGACTTTTACCAACCCGGCGGTGAGCCGCAATTCGTCGCGGTGCCGTTCGACCATCCGCTGTACATTCTCTACTCCAGCGGCACCACCGGTGTGCCCAAGTGCATCATCCACGGCACTGGCGGTGTGCTGCTCACCCACCTCAAGGAACACGGCCTGCATGCCGACCTGTCCCGCGAGGACTGCCTGTTCTACTACACCACCTGCGGTTGGATGATGTGGAACTGGCTGGTGTCGGTGCTGGCCATCGGCGCCACGGCGGTGCTGTATGACGGCTCGCCGTTTCACCCCGGCCCGGAACGCTTGATCGACCTGATCGATGCCGAAAAGATCAGCGTGTTCGGTACCAGCCCCAAATTTCTCACCACCCTGGAAAAGGCCGGGCTGCAACCGCGCCTGAGCCATGACTTGAGCAGCCTCAAGGGGCTGATTTCCACCGGTTCGCCGCTGTCGCCCCAGAGCTACGACTACGTGTACCGCGAGATCAAGGGTGAGCTGTGTTTGTCGTCGATGTCCGGCGGCACCGATATCGTCTCCTGCTTTGTGATCGGTAATCCGGTGCTGCCGGTGCGGCGCGGCGAGATGCAGTGCAAGAGCCTGGCCATGGCGATCGAGGTGTGGGACGACCAGGGCCGGCCACTGATCGGTGAAAAAGGCGAACTGGTGTGCACGCGGCACTTCCCGGCCATGCCCATTGGCTTGTGGAACGACCCTCAGCAACAAAAACTGCGCGCCTCGTATTTCAGCCAGTTCCCCGGCGTGTGGGCCCAGGGCGACTACGCCGAACAACGCCCCAACGGCAGCCTGTTGATTCACGGACGCTCCGACGCGGTACTCAATCCCGGCGGCGTGCGCATCGGCACGGCGGAGATCTACCGCCAGGTGGAAAAAGTCCCACAAGTGCTGGAAAGCCTGGCCATCGGTCAACGCTGGCAGGACGATGTGCGGGTGGTGCTGTTTGTGCGCCTGGATGACGGCGTGACCCTGGATGACGCGCTGGAGCAGCAGATCCGCCAGGTGATCCGCGCCAACACCACGCCACGCCATGTGCCGGCCAAGATCCTGGCGGTCAGCGATATTCCCCGCACCATCAGCGGTAAGATCGTCGAATTGGCGGTGCGCAACGTGGTGCATGGCGAGCCGGTGAAGAACACCGACGCGCTGGCCAACCCGCAGGCTCTGGAGGCGTTTCGCGACCGTCCGGAACTGGCTTAA
- a CDS encoding PAS domain-containing sensor histidine kinase, producing MKGTSTGSEAAALIARLDWAQSPLGEANDWPQSLRTAVDIVVHSPMPMLLLWGKHLTQLYNDGFARLAGNKHPEAMGQPAHQTWPELESFTAPVYEAVLTGQVRTFSEQRFVLQRNHCDTEIWLDLTYSPIRDERGSVAGILVTAIETNERRRKTLELQQRSEDSLKAQYNTEERLQLALAATDAVGTWDWDIGEDRFIADAHFAYLHGVDPSNAGLLPISDYLHGVHPEDRGTVARSIKHCITHGTEYAEEYRLQQADGQVRWVFARGRCYKDHQGRPARFLGAALDLTERKHTEQALRQSQTELQLIINAMPVLIGYVDHEQRFRLNNSAYLEWFGMTPQELYGKTIREVLGDEAYAEREDMIAAALNGKACSFMTIAPHRDGRSRHALMKYLPRFSNDGSVNGFYIFVNDETERKLTEEALRHLNENLEERVAQRTHALAEANQRLQNEMFERERAEDALRHAQKMEAVGQLTGGIAHDFNNMLTGIIGSLDLMQRYIAAGRSEDIGRFTDAAVSSAHRAAALTHRLLAFSRRQSLDRRPLDPNQLVASLEELFQRTKGAHINLKVQLGHDIWPVNTDASQLENALLNLVINARDAMPDGGELLIETANSYLDGTDITTLEPVKAGDYVMLGVSDNGSGMAPKILAKAFDPFFTTKPIGQGTGLGLSMIYGFAQQSGGHVTIQSEPGQGTCVRLYLPRLHGTSLESELPASLGEAPVALAGEAVVVVEDDPAVRMLVVNVLDELGYTAHQAADSRTALPLLESDLRVDLLVTDVGLPGMNGRQLAEIARQHRPGLKVLFMTGYAETAAERQGFLEDGMDMVAKPFSIDLLATKIRSMISVAPPVQA from the coding sequence ATGAAGGGAACATCCACCGGTAGCGAAGCCGCTGCATTGATTGCGCGGCTGGACTGGGCGCAAAGCCCCCTCGGTGAGGCCAACGATTGGCCGCAAAGCCTGCGCACAGCCGTGGACATCGTGGTTCACTCGCCGATGCCGATGCTCCTGCTGTGGGGCAAACACCTCACCCAGTTGTACAACGATGGCTTCGCACGGCTGGCCGGCAACAAGCACCCCGAGGCCATGGGCCAACCGGCGCACCAGACCTGGCCGGAACTGGAAAGTTTTACCGCTCCGGTCTACGAGGCGGTGCTCACGGGCCAGGTCCGCACGTTCAGCGAGCAGCGCTTTGTGTTGCAACGCAATCACTGCGACACCGAGATCTGGCTCGACCTGACCTACAGCCCAATCCGCGACGAACGCGGATCGGTGGCCGGCATTCTGGTCACCGCCATCGAAACCAACGAACGCCGCCGCAAGACCCTCGAACTGCAACAGCGCTCCGAAGACAGCCTCAAGGCCCAGTACAACACTGAAGAACGCCTGCAACTGGCACTGGCGGCGACCGATGCGGTGGGCACCTGGGACTGGGATATCGGCGAAGACCGCTTTATTGCCGACGCCCATTTCGCCTACCTGCACGGCGTCGACCCCAGCAACGCCGGCCTGCTGCCCATCAGCGACTACCTGCACGGCGTGCACCCGGAAGACCGCGGCACGGTGGCGCGCAGCATCAAGCATTGCATCACCCACGGCACCGAGTACGCCGAGGAATACCGCCTGCAGCAAGCCGACGGCCAAGTGCGCTGGGTGTTTGCCCGTGGTCGCTGCTACAAGGATCACCAGGGTCGCCCCGCGCGTTTCCTGGGCGCCGCGCTGGACCTCACCGAGCGCAAGCACACCGAGCAGGCCCTGCGCCAAAGCCAGACCGAGTTGCAGTTGATCATCAACGCCATGCCGGTGTTGATCGGCTACGTCGACCACGAGCAGCGCTTTCGCCTCAACAACAGCGCCTACCTTGAGTGGTTCGGCATGACGCCTCAGGAGCTGTACGGCAAGACCATCCGCGAGGTACTCGGCGATGAGGCGTACGCTGAGCGTGAAGACATGATCGCCGCCGCGCTCAACGGCAAAGCTTGCAGTTTCATGACCATTGCCCCGCATCGCGATGGGCGTTCGCGCCATGCGCTGATGAAATACCTGCCGCGCTTCAGCAATGACGGTTCGGTGAATGGCTTCTACATTTTTGTGAACGATGAAACCGAACGCAAACTCACCGAAGAGGCCCTGCGCCACCTCAACGAAAACCTCGAAGAGCGTGTGGCACAGCGTACCCATGCATTGGCCGAGGCCAACCAGCGTCTGCAAAACGAGATGTTCGAGCGCGAACGCGCCGAAGATGCCTTGCGCCATGCGCAGAAAATGGAAGCGGTGGGTCAGCTCACCGGTGGCATCGCCCATGACTTCAACAACATGCTCACCGGGATTATCGGCAGCCTTGACCTGATGCAGCGCTACATCGCCGCTGGGCGCAGTGAAGACATCGGTCGTTTTACCGATGCTGCGGTGTCCTCGGCGCATCGCGCCGCCGCCCTCACCCATCGCCTGCTGGCATTTTCGCGGCGCCAGTCGCTGGACCGTCGCCCACTCGACCCGAACCAGTTGGTAGCCTCTCTGGAAGAGCTGTTCCAGCGCACCAAAGGTGCGCATATCAACCTTAAGGTGCAACTGGGCCACGACATCTGGCCGGTCAACACCGACGCCAGCCAATTGGAAAACGCCCTGCTCAACCTGGTGATCAATGCCCGCGATGCGATGCCGGACGGCGGTGAACTGCTGATCGAGACTGCCAACAGCTACCTCGACGGCACCGACATCACCACCCTCGAGCCGGTCAAGGCCGGCGACTACGTAATGCTTGGCGTGAGCGACAACGGCAGTGGCATGGCGCCGAAGATCCTGGCCAAGGCATTCGACCCGTTCTTCACCACCAAACCCATCGGCCAGGGCACCGGCCTGGGCCTGTCGATGATCTACGGGTTCGCTCAACAATCCGGCGGCCACGTGACCATCCAGAGTGAGCCGGGCCAGGGCACCTGTGTGCGCCTGTACCTGCCGCGCCTGCACGGCACGTCGCTGGAAAGCGAACTGCCCGCCAGCCTCGGCGAAGCACCGGTGGCCCTGGCCGGTGAAGCTGTGGTGGTGGTCGAGGACGACCCGGCGGTGCGCATGCTGGTGGTCAATGTGCTCGACGAACTCGGCTACACCGCACACCAGGCGGCGGACTCACGCACGGCCCTGCCGCTGCTGGAGTCGGATCTGCGTGTGGACCTGCTGGTCACCGATGTGGGCCTGCCCGGCATGAACGGCCGGCAACTGGCGGAAATCGCCCGCCAGCATCGTCCGGGCCTCAAGGTGCTGTTCATGACCGGTTACGCCGAAACAGCCGCCGAGCGCCAAGGCTTCCTGGAGGACGGCATGGACATGGTGGCCAAGCCGTTTTCCATTGACCTGCTGGCGACTAAAATCCGCAGCATGATCAGCGTTGCCCCACCCGTTCAGGCATAA
- a CDS encoding peptidylprolyl isomerase: MKAQARHILVKTSEEAEQLKQRIAKGEAFDVLAKKYSTCPSGKRGGDLGEVRPGQMVGAIDAVIFKKPVKVVHGPIKSKFGYHLVQVFYRD; the protein is encoded by the coding sequence ATGAAAGCCCAAGCCCGTCATATTCTGGTGAAAACCAGCGAAGAAGCCGAACAGCTCAAACAACGCATCGCCAAGGGCGAGGCCTTTGATGTGCTGGCCAAGAAGTACTCCACCTGCCCGTCCGGCAAGCGTGGCGGCGACTTGGGCGAAGTGCGGCCCGGGCAGATGGTCGGGGCGATTGATGCGGTGATCTTCAAAAAACCGGTAAAAGTGGTTCACGGGCCGATCAAGAGCAAGTTCGGGTATCACCTGGTGCAGGTGTTTTACCGGGATTGA
- a CDS encoding sugar kinase: MNSNPRIALIGECMIELQHRADGSLQQSFGGDTLNTAVYLRRELGDIGHVDYVTALGDDRFSDAMCQQWADEGLGLDRVQRLPGRLPGLYCIQTDANGERKFLYWRNEAAVRDCFTTPAAAPILAALPAYDVLYFSGITLAVLGAIGRERLLHSLTEARRRGAKVVFDNNYRPRLWASVEAARAAYEAVLAEVDIALLTEDDELALFGYADSEQVFAAYPAITEVVLKRGADACLIRCHGERFAVPALKVEQVVDTTAAGDSFSAAYLASRLTGGSPEEAALAGHRLASRVIQVPGALIPRG; encoded by the coding sequence ATGAACAGCAATCCCCGCATCGCCCTGATCGGCGAATGCATGATCGAACTGCAACACCGCGCCGATGGCAGCCTGCAGCAAAGCTTTGGCGGTGACACTTTGAACACCGCTGTGTACCTGCGCCGCGAGTTGGGCGATATCGGCCACGTCGACTACGTCACCGCCCTGGGCGACGACCGTTTCAGCGACGCGATGTGCCAGCAGTGGGCGGATGAAGGTCTGGGGCTGGATAGGGTCCAGCGTCTGCCCGGACGGTTGCCGGGTTTGTACTGCATCCAGACCGATGCCAACGGCGAACGCAAATTCCTGTACTGGCGCAACGAGGCCGCAGTACGCGACTGTTTCACCACCCCGGCGGCCGCACCGATCCTGGCCGCATTGCCGGCGTATGACGTGCTGTATTTCAGCGGTATCACTTTGGCGGTATTGGGGGCGATTGGGCGTGAGCGCCTCTTGCACAGCCTGACCGAAGCTCGTCGGCGTGGCGCCAAGGTGGTGTTCGACAACAACTATCGGCCACGCCTGTGGGCGAGTGTCGAGGCAGCGCGCGCGGCGTATGAGGCGGTATTGGCCGAGGTGGATATCGCCTTGTTGACCGAGGACGACGAGTTGGCCTTGTTTGGTTACGCCGACAGCGAACAGGTGTTTGCGGCGTATCCGGCGATCACCGAAGTGGTGCTCAAGCGTGGCGCGGATGCGTGTCTGATCCGCTGCCATGGCGAGCGCTTTGCCGTGCCGGCGCTAAAGGTCGAGCAAGTGGTGGACACGACGGCGGCGGGGGATTCGTTCAGTGCCGCGTACCTGGCCAGTCGGCTCACGGGCGGTTCGCCAGAAGAGGCTGCGCTGGCGGGGCATCGGTTGGCGAGCCGGGTGATTCAGGTGCCGGGCGCACTGATTCCCAGAGGGTGA